In one Brevibacterium sp. CBA3109 genomic region, the following are encoded:
- a CDS encoding disulfide bond formation protein DsbA, producing MSKETLDLWFDTACPWAWMTSRWGLEVAKVRDIDVKFHVMSLHILNRDKDIPADYRELMDRALAPMRIVTAAIAEHGEEITAPLYTAIGTRIHPGGEQDFDKAVAEALDEVGLPADLMKYGERDDYDAALQESHDEALALVGDDVGTPICRVAGTAFFGPVVTPAPKGEDAGRLFDGVLAVASTPGFFELKRTRNQGPIFD from the coding sequence TTGAGCAAAGAGACACTTGACCTGTGGTTCGACACCGCTTGCCCCTGGGCCTGGATGACCTCGCGTTGGGGCCTGGAGGTTGCTAAGGTCCGCGACATCGATGTGAAGTTCCACGTCATGAGCCTGCATATCCTCAACCGTGACAAGGATATTCCCGCCGACTACCGGGAGCTCATGGACCGTGCGCTGGCGCCGATGCGCATCGTCACCGCCGCCATCGCCGAACATGGCGAGGAGATCACCGCACCCCTGTACACCGCAATCGGAACTCGGATCCACCCCGGAGGGGAGCAGGACTTCGACAAGGCCGTCGCCGAGGCTCTGGATGAGGTCGGCCTGCCGGCTGACCTGATGAAGTACGGCGAACGCGACGACTATGACGCCGCGCTGCAGGAATCGCATGATGAAGCTCTGGCACTTGTCGGCGACGACGTTGGCACGCCGATCTGCCGTGTGGCAGGAACAGCCTTCTTCGGTCCAGTCGTCACCCCGGCTCCGAAGGGAGAGGACGCGGGTCGACTCTTCGACGGTGTTCTCGCTGTTGCCTCGACTCCAGGCTTCTTCGAACTCAAACGCACGCGCAATCAGGGCCCGATCTTCGACTGA
- the pepN gene encoding aminopeptidase N, with the protein MTEQPAISEANLSSLGPEEERVHERMAEYTRTRSGGHPKVPQYNLTREEACRRSSLIDVSSYENTLILTGEGDRFRVRSRIRFTAAPESETFIDAITASVERIRLNGLDLEASEVVSASRISLPGLAAENELIIDGHFHYMNTGEGLHRFVDPIDDEVYLYSQFEVPDARRVFPVFEQPDLKAPYSFTVVAPARWTVVSNSPTPTPGDPSEVFSELDETPVDDTAVWQFAPTTPISSYITAIVAGPYRSVHSELISSDGSPVPLGLYCRESLFDHLDAENLFGITRAGFEFYEREFGVSYPFEKYDQLFVPEFNAGAMENAGAVTILENYIFRSRPTEALVERRTVTVLHELAHMWFGDLVTMKWWNDLWLNESFAEFMSTLATAEATEYSEAWTTFATIEKSWAYRQDQLPSTHPIVASIDDLADVEVNFDGITYAKGASVLKQLVAWVGRDEFFSGLKRYFDKHAWSNTELPDLLGELEATSGRDLATWSKLWLEESGVNLIEAELEFESDNGAEVVTELAVTQQPWIIEGQPVPSLRPHRLAIGFYSDNGQGRLVRTHSFPLDIDSESTTVDEARGLPKPDVIIVNDEDLAYAKVRFDRESMDVAADRLGDFDDSLTQLLILGTLWDSVRDGQRPVQDYIATVLDNCAAVTHSSGLLTQMRQLETAVAAYLPPEARAEAHTAVADRFAQLLDTVPGGTDQAFQFVRGFIQHASSQAQITQLESWLDAAGDTVHGITIDTDLTWEIIIALAAHDEIVDSAIEAMANTDPSATGVRQAATARSARPTSAAKSKAFTRIIDEADLPNSELAALAQGFASGLQTETGEILASEAPLRDFSSEYFQRVSGWWETRTLEMAQTMTLRLFPPVSEHTVQATRAWLSDHPAAPKGLVRLMRENLANTQRALSAQEVSSSSKRALTFGR; encoded by the coding sequence ATGACTGAACAGCCCGCCATCTCCGAGGCCAATTTATCAAGCCTCGGGCCCGAAGAGGAACGTGTCCATGAAAGAATGGCCGAGTACACCCGGACCCGAAGCGGAGGCCACCCCAAAGTGCCCCAATACAACCTCACCCGCGAGGAAGCATGCAGACGTTCATCCCTCATCGACGTCTCGAGCTATGAGAACACCCTGATTCTCACTGGAGAGGGCGATCGATTCCGAGTCCGCTCCCGCATCCGCTTCACCGCAGCACCGGAGTCGGAGACATTCATCGACGCCATCACCGCCAGCGTCGAACGCATCCGCCTCAACGGGCTCGACCTCGAAGCCTCCGAGGTCGTCTCTGCCTCCCGGATCTCCCTCCCCGGTCTCGCCGCTGAGAATGAACTCATCATCGATGGGCACTTCCACTACATGAACACGGGTGAAGGCCTGCACCGCTTCGTCGATCCCATCGACGATGAGGTCTACCTCTACTCACAGTTCGAGGTCCCCGACGCCAGACGTGTCTTCCCAGTGTTCGAGCAGCCCGATCTCAAGGCTCCGTACTCCTTCACCGTTGTGGCCCCGGCACGCTGGACAGTTGTGTCGAACTCCCCCACTCCAACTCCCGGGGATCCCAGCGAAGTCTTCTCCGAACTCGACGAAACGCCGGTCGACGACACCGCAGTGTGGCAATTCGCCCCGACGACTCCGATCTCCTCCTATATCACTGCAATCGTGGCCGGCCCGTACCGCAGCGTGCATTCCGAGCTGATCTCCTCCGATGGCTCCCCAGTCCCCCTTGGCTTGTACTGCCGCGAGTCCCTCTTCGACCATCTTGATGCCGAGAATCTGTTCGGCATCACACGAGCAGGCTTCGAGTTCTATGAACGTGAGTTCGGCGTGTCCTACCCGTTCGAGAAATACGATCAGCTCTTCGTCCCTGAGTTCAACGCCGGAGCGATGGAGAACGCCGGTGCTGTGACGATCCTTGAAAACTACATCTTCCGTTCCCGACCCACCGAGGCCCTCGTTGAGCGTCGCACCGTGACCGTGCTCCATGAACTGGCACACATGTGGTTCGGAGATCTGGTGACGATGAAATGGTGGAACGACCTGTGGCTCAACGAGTCCTTCGCCGAATTCATGTCGACTCTGGCCACAGCCGAGGCCACTGAATATTCGGAGGCTTGGACGACGTTCGCCACGATTGAGAAGTCGTGGGCCTACCGCCAGGATCAGCTGCCGAGCACCCACCCGATTGTCGCCAGCATCGACGACCTTGCAGATGTCGAGGTCAATTTCGACGGCATCACCTACGCCAAGGGCGCCTCTGTGCTCAAGCAGTTGGTCGCGTGGGTCGGTCGAGACGAGTTCTTCTCCGGCCTCAAGCGCTATTTCGACAAGCACGCGTGGTCGAACACGGAACTGCCTGACCTCCTCGGCGAGCTTGAAGCGACAAGCGGACGTGACCTCGCCACCTGGTCGAAGCTGTGGCTCGAAGAATCTGGTGTCAACCTCATCGAAGCCGAGCTAGAGTTCGAGTCCGACAATGGCGCCGAGGTGGTGACCGAACTGGCTGTGACCCAGCAGCCGTGGATCATCGAAGGACAACCGGTTCCGTCCCTTCGTCCGCACCGCCTGGCCATCGGGTTCTACTCCGATAATGGGCAGGGCCGGCTGGTCCGCACCCACAGTTTCCCGCTCGACATCGATTCGGAGTCGACCACCGTTGACGAGGCCCGCGGCCTGCCCAAGCCCGACGTCATCATCGTCAATGACGAAGATCTGGCCTATGCGAAGGTCCGTTTCGATCGCGAAAGCATGGATGTCGCGGCCGACCGACTCGGGGACTTCGATGACTCTCTGACTCAGCTGCTCATCCTCGGCACCCTCTGGGACTCTGTTCGCGACGGACAACGTCCGGTCCAGGACTACATCGCCACAGTTTTGGACAACTGTGCGGCCGTGACACATTCCTCGGGACTGCTCACCCAGATGCGTCAACTCGAGACCGCTGTCGCGGCCTACCTGCCCCCGGAGGCACGGGCAGAGGCTCACACTGCCGTCGCCGACCGGTTCGCACAGCTCCTCGACACAGTGCCCGGAGGCACTGACCAGGCGTTCCAATTCGTGCGCGGCTTCATTCAGCATGCGTCATCCCAGGCGCAGATCACTCAGCTGGAGTCCTGGTTGGATGCGGCCGGGGACACAGTCCACGGGATCACCATCGACACCGATCTCACCTGGGAGATCATCATCGCACTGGCGGCACACGATGAGATCGTCGACTCCGCAATCGAGGCCATGGCAAACACGGACCCCTCGGCCACCGGGGTGCGTCAGGCGGCGACGGCTCGCAGCGCACGCCCCACCTCGGCGGCGAAGTCGAAGGCATTCACTCGCATTATTGACGAAGCTGACCTTCCGAACTCGGAACTCGCTGCTCTGGCTCAGGGGTTCGCCTCCGGTCTGCAGACTGAGACCGGTGAGATCCTCGCCTCAGAAGCACCACTGCGGGACTTCTCGAGCGAGTACTTCCAGCGGGTCTCCGGGTGGTGGGAGACCCGGACTCTGGAAATGGCGCAGACCATGACCTTGCGGCTCTTCCCCCCGGTCAGCGAGCACACTGTCCAGGCCACGCGGGCCTGGCTGAGTGACCATCCTGCTGCTCCCAAAGGACTGGTGCGCCTGATGCGCGAGAATCTTGCCAATACCCAACGGGCCCTGAGCGCTCAGGAAGTGTCCAGCAGTTCCAAGCGCGCATTGACCTTCGGTCGTTAG
- a CDS encoding ribose-5-phosphate isomerase, translated as MKVHLGTDHAGFEFKEVLKAHLGESGYEVIDHGALEYDALDDYPAFCIAAAQAVVDDQAAGVEALGVVIGGSGNGEQIAANKVKGARTALAWNTDTAKLAREHNNAQIVSVGARQHTEAESIAIVDAFLAEAFSGEERHERRIRIMDAYESEGQSAL; from the coding sequence ATGAAGGTTCATCTCGGCACCGACCACGCAGGATTCGAATTCAAAGAGGTTCTCAAGGCACACCTCGGCGAATCGGGTTACGAAGTCATCGACCACGGTGCGCTCGAATACGATGCACTCGATGACTACCCCGCGTTCTGCATCGCCGCGGCTCAGGCCGTCGTCGATGATCAGGCGGCAGGCGTTGAGGCCCTGGGCGTCGTCATCGGCGGGTCTGGCAACGGCGAGCAGATCGCCGCGAACAAGGTCAAGGGAGCCCGGACCGCCCTGGCTTGGAACACTGACACGGCTAAACTCGCGCGCGAACACAACAACGCCCAGATCGTCTCGGTGGGTGCCAGACAGCACACGGAAGCTGAGTCCATCGCCATCGTCGATGCCTTTCTCGCAGAGGCCTTCTCCGGCGAAGAGCGCCACGAGCGTCGGATTCGGATCATGGACGCCTACGAATCCGAGGGCCAGTCGGCGCTGTGA
- the ctaD gene encoding cytochrome c oxidase subunit I: MTATMNQSVLDAPVVPRSKGKIIVDWITSTDHKTIGYMYLIASFFFFCVGGVMALIIRLELFDPGMQIVETKEQYNQLFTMHGTLMLLMFATPLFSGFANVIMPLQIGAPDVAFPRLNAFAFWMYLFGSLIAISGFLTPQGAASFGWTAYAPLSNTTFTPGAGGNLWVLGLALQGIGTILGSVNFITTVITMRAPGMTMFRMPIFTWNTLITGILVLMAFQPLAAALLVLGADRILGSHVFSPGNGGPVLWQHLFWFFGHPEVYVIALPFFGIVTEIFPVFSRKPVFGYKELVFATIAIAALSVTVWAHHMYVTGVVALPFFAFMTMLIAIPTGVKFFNWVGTMWRGSITFETPMVWSIGFLVTFLFGGLTGVILASPALDQQVSDTYFVVAHFHYVIFGTVVFAMFAGFYFWWPKWTGKMLNEKLGHIHFWMLFIGFHGTFLVQHWLGVDGMPRRYADYLPQDGFTWMNQVSTVGAMLLGLSMVPFFWNVWITARNAPKVTVDDPWGYGGSLEWATSCPPPRHNFTSLPRIRSERPAFDVNHPELLEYAGHGTTEPQLAGGNVK, encoded by the coding sequence ATGACCGCAACGATGAATCAGTCGGTCCTTGACGCCCCTGTTGTTCCGCGGAGCAAGGGCAAGATCATCGTCGACTGGATCACGTCGACTGACCATAAGACGATCGGGTACATGTACCTGATCGCCTCGTTCTTCTTCTTCTGCGTCGGCGGCGTCATGGCGCTCATCATCCGTCTCGAGCTCTTCGATCCCGGCATGCAGATTGTCGAAACCAAAGAACAGTACAACCAGCTGTTCACGATGCACGGCACCTTGATGCTGCTGATGTTCGCGACACCACTCTTCTCGGGCTTCGCCAACGTCATCATGCCCCTGCAGATCGGTGCTCCCGACGTGGCGTTCCCACGTCTGAACGCGTTTGCCTTCTGGATGTACCTCTTCGGTTCGCTGATCGCCATCTCCGGCTTCCTCACCCCCCAGGGTGCAGCCTCGTTCGGATGGACTGCGTACGCGCCGCTGAGCAACACCACGTTCACTCCAGGCGCTGGCGGCAACCTCTGGGTTCTCGGCTTGGCGTTGCAGGGAATCGGCACGATTCTCGGCTCTGTCAACTTCATCACCACCGTCATCACGATGCGTGCTCCTGGTATGACCATGTTCCGCATGCCGATCTTCACCTGGAACACACTCATCACCGGAATTCTGGTCCTCATGGCCTTCCAGCCTCTGGCAGCAGCTCTTCTGGTGTTGGGCGCTGACCGAATATTGGGATCCCATGTCTTCAGTCCCGGCAACGGGGGACCAGTCCTGTGGCAGCACTTGTTCTGGTTCTTCGGTCACCCCGAGGTTTATGTCATCGCATTGCCGTTCTTCGGCATCGTGACCGAGATCTTCCCTGTCTTCAGCCGTAAGCCTGTCTTCGGTTACAAGGAACTGGTCTTCGCAACGATTGCGATTGCAGCGCTGTCGGTGACTGTGTGGGCCCACCACATGTACGTCACCGGTGTTGTCGCCCTCCCCTTCTTTGCGTTCATGACGATGCTCATCGCGATTCCCACGGGTGTGAAGTTCTTCAACTGGGTGGGCACGATGTGGCGTGGGTCGATCACCTTCGAGACTCCGATGGTCTGGTCCATCGGGTTCCTCGTCACATTCCTCTTCGGTGGTCTCACCGGTGTCATCCTGGCCAGCCCTGCCCTTGACCAGCAGGTCTCGGACACCTACTTCGTCGTCGCCCACTTCCACTACGTGATCTTCGGCACGGTTGTCTTCGCGATGTTCGCCGGCTTCTACTTCTGGTGGCCGAAGTGGACCGGGAAGATGCTCAACGAGAAGTTGGGACACATCCACTTCTGGATGCTGTTCATCGGCTTCCACGGCACGTTCCTCGTCCAGCACTGGCTGGGAGTCGACGGTATGCCACGTCGCTACGCGGACTACCTTCCCCAGGATGGCTTCACGTGGATGAACCAGGTGTCCACTGTCGGTGCGATGCTGCTGGGTCTGTCGATGGTTCCGTTCTTCTGGAACGTGTGGATCACCGCCCGCAATGCGCCGAAGGTCACGGTCGATGATCCGTGGGGTTATGGCGGTTCGCTGGAGTGGGCGACTTCCTGCCCACCCCCGCGCCACAACTTCACTTCGTTGCCTCGCATCCGTTCAGAGCGTCCGGCCTTTGATGTGAACCATCCGGAGCTGCTCGAATACGCCGGGCACGGCACCACTGAACCGCAACTCGCCGGAGGTAACGTCAAGTGA
- a CDS encoding PQQ-dependent sugar dehydrogenase — translation MALVSERDSARILEIDDQRPAQAREITTVAGVSASGEGGLLGLSVSGDNLYAYFTTESDNRIQRFPLLRDSEGVQVGPPETILDGIAKAGFHNGGRLAFGPDGMLYATVGDAGDRSVAQDRESFSGSILRMKPDGSVPEDNPFNDSLVYSYGHRNPQGLAWDEDDTMYASDFGQDTWDELNIIEAGGNYGWPEVEGVAEGVADDDDFIDPVQQWRPDQASPSGLAIIEDTLLIANLRGRALRTVPLSDIAEAEVAYAGEFGRLRDVVTTPSGEVWILTNNTDGRGDPAAADDRILRIPSDLSAGG, via the coding sequence ATGGCTCTGGTCAGTGAACGAGATTCCGCTCGCATACTCGAAATCGACGATCAGCGCCCCGCGCAGGCCCGAGAGATCACCACGGTTGCAGGTGTCTCCGCCTCGGGTGAAGGCGGTCTCTTAGGGCTGAGCGTCAGCGGCGACAATCTCTACGCATACTTCACCACCGAGTCGGATAACCGCATCCAGCGATTCCCGCTCCTGCGTGATTCCGAGGGGGTTCAGGTCGGCCCACCGGAGACAATCCTCGACGGTATCGCCAAGGCCGGATTCCACAACGGTGGGCGTCTGGCCTTCGGCCCGGACGGAATGCTTTATGCAACCGTCGGCGACGCCGGTGACCGGAGCGTCGCGCAGGATCGTGAGTCGTTCTCGGGCTCGATCCTGCGGATGAAACCAGATGGCAGCGTGCCGGAGGACAATCCCTTCAACGATTCCCTCGTCTACTCCTATGGGCACCGCAACCCACAGGGACTGGCCTGGGACGAAGACGACACGATGTATGCCAGCGATTTCGGCCAGGACACCTGGGATGAGCTCAACATCATCGAGGCCGGGGGCAACTATGGCTGGCCGGAAGTCGAAGGAGTCGCGGAAGGTGTCGCCGATGACGATGATTTCATCGATCCGGTTCAGCAGTGGAGACCCGACCAGGCTAGCCCGAGTGGACTCGCCATCATTGAGGACACACTACTCATCGCCAACCTTCGCGGACGGGCGCTGCGGACCGTGCCCCTATCGGATATCGCCGAGGCCGAGGTCGCCTATGCCGGAGAGTTCGGTCGTCTGCGTGATGTGGTGACGACACCGAGTGGCGAGGTGTGGATCCTGACGAACAACACGGACGGGCGCGGTGATCCGGCCGCCGCCGACGACCGGATCCTCCGTATTCCCTCCGACCTCAGCGCTGGAGGATGA
- a CDS encoding alcohol dehydrogenase catalytic domain-containing protein, which translates to MKIRGAVLRGMGAARPYANTQPMSIEELELDGPGPGEVLIRLSAAGVCHSDLSVVDGNRPRPLPMLLGHEGAGIVEQLGEGVDDLKIGDQVVTVFLPRCGECANCRTDGKLPCTPGGATNGAGTLPFDGHKVRLHDASGAEVLHHLGASVFASHAVLNRASVVPVASDVPASIAAVLGCAVLTGGGAVLNAGAPGPEDEIMIVGLGGVGMAALITALSIETAGVIGVDANPDKLVRAQELGAAEVYTPDQLGQRRTPIVIECVGHPRAFETAFSATAVGGKTITVGLPAPDAQSHITPVTLTAEARTVIGSYLGSAVPSRDIPVYADLWRQGKLPVEELVSDTIGLDDLNAAFDALADGTVVRQVIDFQR; encoded by the coding sequence GTGAAGATCCGTGGTGCCGTACTTCGTGGCATGGGCGCTGCGCGTCCCTATGCGAACACGCAGCCGATGTCGATCGAAGAACTCGAACTCGACGGGCCCGGTCCCGGTGAGGTGCTCATCCGCCTCAGCGCTGCTGGTGTCTGCCACTCAGACCTGTCCGTCGTTGACGGCAACCGCCCGCGGCCTCTGCCGATGCTGCTCGGCCATGAGGGTGCGGGAATCGTCGAACAGCTCGGCGAAGGCGTCGATGATCTCAAGATCGGCGACCAGGTCGTCACCGTGTTCCTGCCGCGCTGTGGCGAATGTGCGAACTGTCGAACAGACGGGAAGCTCCCGTGCACTCCGGGCGGTGCCACGAACGGTGCGGGGACGTTGCCGTTCGACGGGCACAAGGTGCGACTCCATGATGCCTCCGGCGCCGAAGTGCTCCACCACCTCGGTGCGTCGGTGTTCGCCTCCCACGCCGTGCTCAATCGTGCCTCTGTCGTTCCGGTGGCTTCTGACGTTCCCGCGTCGATCGCGGCCGTGCTCGGCTGTGCGGTACTCACGGGCGGGGGAGCGGTCCTCAACGCGGGAGCTCCGGGACCCGAGGACGAGATCATGATCGTCGGGTTGGGAGGGGTCGGGATGGCTGCCTTGATCACGGCCCTGTCCATTGAGACTGCGGGTGTGATCGGCGTCGACGCGAATCCGGACAAACTGGTCCGAGCACAAGAACTGGGCGCGGCCGAGGTCTACACTCCCGATCAACTGGGGCAGCGGCGGACTCCGATCGTCATCGAGTGCGTCGGTCATCCGCGGGCCTTCGAAACCGCGTTCTCGGCGACCGCGGTGGGCGGGAAGACCATCACAGTGGGGCTGCCCGCTCCTGACGCGCAGTCGCACATCACCCCTGTCACGCTGACAGCCGAGGCCCGTACCGTCATCGGTTCGTACCTGGGTTCGGCGGTGCCCAGTCGGGATATTCCCGTCTACGCCGACCTGTGGCGTCAGGGCAAGCTGCCGGTCGAGGAACTGGTTTCGGACACCATCGGCCTCGATGACCTCAATGCAGCCTTCGACGCCCTGGCTGACGGAACCGTCGTGCGGCAGGTCATCGACTTTCAGCGTTGA
- a CDS encoding mechanosensitive ion channel family protein, whose amino-acid sequence MTFAALKTGLLSAPKIDWDFLLGVPLRIVIIIIGAIVLNMVMRLFIRRFSTAVAKGTVGSEKSAGHSKFSSTAAEAQRTGIEPTVIRERRAQRAKTVGRMLSSVTTIIISVIAVLMVLDQMNFNIAPILASAGIVGVALAFGAQELVKDYLSGFFMVIEDQYGIGDTVDLGEAVGEVEDFGLRKTAVRDLTGTLWHVRNGEIMRVGNLSQGWARAVLEIPVNYSTSMATYHEITESVTNSMLQDKALASAILERPEVAGVQSLSAEYRVIRTMIKTKPNLQWMVERAFRAELTNEFDRRGITIPIIQETVLRTLPDTSDALGSTTTSTADDRPQFAHAGRRRNDDSPSPLPSDDEIRSTTDEAGTDSPDGDS is encoded by the coding sequence ATGACTTTCGCTGCACTGAAGACTGGCCTCTTGTCCGCGCCCAAGATCGATTGGGATTTTCTCCTCGGCGTTCCGCTGAGGATCGTCATCATCATCATCGGTGCCATCGTGCTGAACATGGTGATGCGGCTGTTCATCCGACGCTTTTCCACTGCAGTGGCCAAGGGCACCGTCGGCAGCGAGAAATCGGCTGGGCACAGCAAGTTCTCGTCCACGGCCGCCGAAGCACAGCGTACAGGCATCGAGCCGACCGTCATCCGTGAACGCCGTGCACAACGGGCGAAGACCGTGGGACGGATGCTGTCGTCTGTGACGACGATCATCATCAGCGTCATCGCCGTGCTCATGGTCCTCGACCAGATGAACTTCAACATCGCTCCGATTCTGGCTTCGGCGGGAATCGTCGGTGTGGCACTGGCCTTCGGCGCACAGGAACTCGTCAAGGACTATCTGTCCGGGTTCTTCATGGTCATCGAGGACCAGTACGGCATCGGCGACACCGTCGATCTCGGCGAAGCCGTCGGCGAAGTCGAGGACTTCGGGCTCCGCAAGACAGCGGTACGCGATCTCACTGGCACCCTCTGGCACGTGCGCAACGGTGAGATCATGCGAGTGGGCAACCTGTCGCAAGGCTGGGCCCGTGCAGTGCTCGAGATCCCAGTGAACTACTCCACCTCGATGGCTACCTATCATGAGATCACCGAATCGGTGACAAACTCCATGTTGCAGGACAAGGCCCTTGCCTCGGCCATACTCGAACGCCCCGAGGTCGCGGGAGTCCAGTCGCTCTCAGCCGAGTACAGGGTCATCAGAACGATGATCAAGACGAAGCCCAACCTGCAGTGGATGGTCGAACGTGCCTTCCGTGCGGAGCTCACGAACGAGTTCGACAGGCGCGGAATCACCATCCCGATCATTCAGGAGACCGTCCTTCGGACTCTTCCGGACACGTCCGACGCCCTCGGCTCCACCACGACGAGCACGGCCGACGACCGCCCTCAATTCGCACACGCGGGCCGGAGGCGCAACGACGATTCGCCCTCACCGCTGCCCAGCGATGATGAGATCCGGTCGACCACCGATGAAGCTGGAACCGACAGCCCAGACGGAGACAGCTGA